From the genome of Medicago truncatula cultivar Jemalong A17 chromosome 2, MtrunA17r5.0-ANR, whole genome shotgun sequence:
CCACATTTGCTTGTCATTTCCATCATTCTCATCCGGCACCGCAATGGTCATGATCCTCTGAACAACATCATAAGGCAACCATTGATTCaacaattcaaaattccaattacCATGAAAATCAACCAGATCTGCAACCTTCATCTCTTTACACTGTTGCGGAATATCAATTTCTAACTCGGACACACAAAGCCTCTCCTCAATCCACATTTGACTCCAGGCTCCAACACTTTTACCATCGCCTATCGACCAAAAAATATTTCGCTCTAACGCAGGCCATAACTTTACTAAAGCCTTCCAGAGGCTTGAATCCGACGGTTTTGCTATAAATAACTCAGCAGGAATATCACTTCGCTGATATTTACCCCTCATAACCTCAGCCCAAAGAGAAGTTGATCCAGAATATATACTCCAACCCAGTTTCATTATGCACGCCTTATTCATTACGTTGAGTCTCCTTAAGCCTAGACCACCAAAGACTTTTGGTTTTGACACTGTTTCCCAACTAACAGCATGATATCTCTTGTTGTTCTCATTTGATTAATAAGTGACGGACTTGCTCGACCAAGTGTTAAAGGTTGGTAGTAGATTATAGTGTGGCTCAATGGAGCTCTTTCTGATCTCCCTCTCCCTATTTAATTTGATTCGGGCCATGTTTGTTTAagcttttttccaaaaaaaaaaaaatctttaaaaaaaatcattttattaaaaaaacatattttaactttaaattGAAAAACTATTAGGATTTTCAAATACAAAGAGGTAGCACATGAActaattaaaaatcatttttaataaaaattactttttttggccagtaaacaaacacaaataacttcggattttttaaaaatctcaaaataaaatcttaaaatttttctaacacaaaatctattttttaaaagctAAAATAAACATACCTTCAATAAGTGACCTACTGATCTAATGTTAAAAATCAAGAATTGGTGTATATGTAAGGCTGACAATGAATCGAACCAAATCTATAAATGGAAAGACATATATTGCGGTAGAGATGGAGTAAGTTGTTGTAGATGAgtgatgaaaaattaaataaaataaaaaggttttAGAGAAATTATTcaatctcaaaccaaaaccagaTAGATCCGCCTGGAATGCTATCACGACTGACCCCGCTTCCCTGAACACCATCGACGCCGGCTGCATTGAATATCGGAATCGCCTTAATTGCAGAAAATCAGTGTTGAAAGGAGAGTGACTGAGTGTTTGTGCTAACACAGGCAGAAATTTCCTACCGTCTCTGTCTCTGTTGGGTAAACCATTTCACTTcactctttattttcttttttataatgcTTTTCTGTTACTACAAAGTGGAACAGTTAATCTACTATTTTCGAATTACTGTCttgaaaatttagattttgagactaatttattatttattatgctTCCATATGTTTTTCCAGACTGCTCTGTTCCGCTACAAACACCATTTATCTTAAGCTAAGCTTTTTCATAAAGTGCTTAAATGTTTCTTCTGTTGTGGATTTTAGAATATCTTTACTTGTTCCTAGTGGACAATGCAAGGTAATATTCGTATAACTCAAACCACTGTTCTATATACATGTATTATCATTGTCATCTCATCGTTTCTTGTAATGCGTAGGTTTAAAGAGAAGTATTTTTCAAATGGGGATGTCTACATTGGTTTTGTCAAGGGAAAACGTATGCATGGCAAGGGAAAGTACACATGGTCAAATGGAACAATATATGAGGGTGATTGGGTTGATGGAAAAAGGACAGGGAAAGGGCGGATCATATATCCATCAGGAGCAAGTTTTGAGGGTCAATTCTTTAGGAATTCCCGTCATGGTCGCGGCACTCTTAAAAAATCCGATGGGGGTATCTACGTTGGTAACTTCGAGAGTGATCTTTTCCATGGCAAGGGAAAGTACACGTGGTTAAATGGAACAATATATGAGGGTGATTGGGTTGATGGAAAAAGGACAGGGAAAGGGCGGATCATATATCCATCAGGAGCAAGTTTTGAGGGTCAATTCTTTAGGAATTCCCGTCATGGTCACGGCACTCTTAAAAAATCCGATGGGGGTATCTACGTTGGTAACTTCGAGAGTGATCTTTTCCATGGCAAAGGAAAGTACACATGGTCACATGGAACAATATACGATGGTGATTGGGTTGATGGAAGAAGGACAGGGAAAGGGCAAATGATATATCTATCAGGAACAAGTTTTGAGGGTCAATTCTTTAGGAATTCCCGTCATGGTCAAGGCACCCTTACCATATCCAATGGGCATGTCTACATTGGTAACTTCAAGAGTGATCTTTTCAATGGCAAGGGAAAGTACACATGGCCAGATGGAGAAATATACGAGGGTGATTGGGTTGATGGAAGAATGACTGGGAAAGGTCAGATCATATATCCATCAGGATCAACTTTTGAGGGTGAATTCTCCGGGAATTCCCGTCATGGTCACGGCACCCTTAAAAAATCTGATGGGGATATCTACATTGGTAACTTCGAGAGTGATCTTTACCATGGCAAAGGAAAGTACACATGGTTAGATGGAACAATATACGAGGGTGATTGGGTTGATGGAAGAAGGACAGGGAAAGGACGGATAATATATCCATCAGGAGCAAGTTTTGAGGGTGAATTCTCTAGGAATTCCTTTCATGGTCACGGAACTCATACAAAATCAAACGGGGAAGTCTACAGTGATAACACCGAGAGTAATCTTTTCCATTCGCAGGGAAAGTAAACTTGGTCAATTGGAACAATATATGAGGGTAAATTATCTGACCCAGGTAaattattttatcctttttagtATTATGGAAAAACTGATCTAGCATATATTCATGGTTACCAGAATTATTACTTTTCTTTCAACAGttctatatttaattattttaaaatcatagcCTTGTGTAGAAAATCATTTGACTAAGTGTATTCAAGAAGCTAGATGACTTGGAATCATTGAAAATGGCAACGCATGGTTGTTACATGAAGTTAAAGTTTATAATTGTATTCATGCGTACTTACTTGCTGCTTGGTTCccaaatcaaattaatataagAATTATTTATTATGCTATAAGTTGCGTGTTTAATGttgtcaattgaaaattctaaATACTGACAGAAAAAGTTTGGTATGGATAGAGGAAGTAAACATGTTTTATACGTCTATATAATTCATCTATAACTGAGACAAGTAGACTGTCAGAGAAAGTTTTAGTCCCCTTATCATCTGTTCAGTTACCGACATATTGggtttatttattaaaatatatatatatatatatattttttatactccTTCAACCGTACTCTTGTCGTTTCGGGGGACGTATCCAATACAATAGCAAAAATCAAGAATCCGTGCATCACATGTACTGTGTTTATGGCATTTATTCTCatgttaatttgtgttttatttCTCCTACGCAGAGATCATGACGACGTGAAAGGGTGTTCTCGGTTGCTACAGGAGATGTAGAGTTGTAGAGCTAGGAGTTCAGTAGCTGGTTGTTTTTGGAGTCTGCTTTTCTGTATTCCTCTGTGTAGACGTTTTACATCAAGTTGAACTCTAttctaaaatttcaatttttgaagtttatttattattgtctGGTACCAATTCTCAATTTCTCACCTTGTTTAGTGTTAGTGGTGATAGACATCTTATTCACATTTTGTTTAGTTGAGACTTCCTTTCATTGCATGATAACTTAAGACTGTCGGTGTTTAATGTTTGCTTTCACATTAATCATTGAGTGGTATTGTAGTTGCAACTTTTCCTTAGTGCATGAGATCGTTATTTAGTGAACTCAGAGAGCTGGCTTGATGCAATTTCTACCTTGATTACATATTTAAATCATTAACATCAACAAAGTTGATTGATTTTGCTTTTTTCTAAATTGAGAATTTTAGCTCGTTTAAGAGAAACGCCCAAGTTATAAAACATTTGTTTCGAGAATTTTGGCTCATCGTATTTGCGTGTCCATTCCTTGATTCTGCTACTTTTTACTTGGGATGGGTCTTGGGACTAATTTTTTAACTGTTACTTCAAAGTTCTAACTAACgatatttttataatgatgTGGGACTTTATTTCCCAGCCACAAAGTCGGCGCCAAACCCTCAACacctatttattttgtttaactcAGAGGTATTTACATATATGATTTGGATATGAGAATGAATATGTCAATTCGAACTCGTGATAGGTTTTGATTTAGGGAGTGGTTCAAGGTTGTTTGGTTATTGTTTTGGTTTGCCATCATTTTTTGCTTGACaggaatgattttttttgccTTGAAAGCCTTGTGGACTGTGTATGTTGTGATCTCATCATGTTGCTAGACATGGTTCTTGTGCAGTTCATAACATGGCCAGTCGGTACCTTGCGGACTGCTATGTGCGGTTTTCCTCTCCTTTTTGATTCAAAGGTCGCGGTCCAGTTTGTGTTTGCTCTGTTTTGGGTTTGCTATTGCTTTGTACAGGAACAAGAGCTGTTTTCGGTCTGTAGGGTCTCAACTTGCCTGTGTTTTGTTGCCTACTGTCTGTAGGGTCTCAACTTTAAAATGTGAAGTGAAGGGAAACCTTACAAAATGGAAGCTGCAGAGTGTGTATCATATGTAAAGAACTATTGGATCTTAGTGAATCCGACAGTGCAGGTTGCATGCCTAGAGATGATTGTATAAGAGATTCAGTCCTTTATAAGGTTAAGGATTTATTGTAATTTACTTGTATAATGATTGTAAAGTTGACCACTATCATGTCAAATATTGATATTCTTTTCATCAATTGAACTAGTTataaacccgtgcttcgcatgggttcaataacgtatcttgtaaaaatattattacaaacGAAAATAGGCAAATTAATGGATATTGCATAAACATTAgaaatttttaccaaaatattTACGAAAGCTCTATCAAGTCTTGATTCATGAAAAAGGGATACATTTTGCTCATGAGACcaggaaaacaaaaaagtttttataagAAATCACCTAAAGATGAAGAGCTGAATATAGAAATTCTCCTTCTCTTTCTAGTTTCTAAGATATCTTGTGAAACAAAAAATCTATCAAGTACAGATCTAAGAGCTTGATGAACAGATCCAGCAACAAACTCGATACTCGACATCTTCGAAATTCTGTTCTTTGCAGGGAATTATAACGACATTCTTTATACTACCTCCCAAAGTTGCAATCTTTGCCTTTATTATCATAGGATGAAGTCCATCAAGTGCTTTTCTTATATCAGACAATAAATCCGGTTTGTATTGACAACATAGTGATGCTCTAATTGAATAAGGGAAACCATTTAATCCACCTTCTTGTGATTCAACTCTTATCTCATCGCTGTCTAATAATTAACCCTTCACTTGCTTGTGCTGCACTGGAGACACCGCAATGCTATGACGACGATCACTTTCGGTAATTTTGTTGaatgtgatttttgtgtcaCCATCACCACCCCAAGAACCAACTCTTTGACTTGATGATGTCTTTGCTTTTCCTTTAGTAGATGTTGAAGGTATTGCCCTTGAAACTTGGTTTGGATTATTTGCTTTTTGGCTTGTAGAGGATTTTTTATCATCTTTACTTTTGATCTCTTAGAGCATATAATTTGGAGATTTCTCCAACTGACATGGTATGGCTTGCAGCACCTTTTGCTGATCTATGATTCTTTTGATCCTTAGTGTTTTGTCCTTCCCATGGCCTTGAAGCCAATTCCATCTCCAATGGGGATTGTTTGGATCCATAACTGTAGCATCTGTAGGTTTTGAAGGGTTCCTCCATGTTTGCTGTTAGAGAAATTAAGCTATAGGTTATTATCCATATAAACTATTTCATGTTTGCTTATGATAAAccttaaatgaataaattataaGTATAGTGTAATCAGAACTGCCAATAACAGTCAATTACATGACTGCTTAGTTAAAAATCGTAAAATATGATGTAGCAAATTGAAGAGTTGCAATTGAATGTTAGTGTAAAATAACTTTTGAGTGACAATGCATATCCCTTAATCTCGAATCTTAAACCTACCAACATGAACAATATGCATGTATAGAGTAGTATTCTTATAAAAATGACTGTGTGGCCTTCACTCTATGTGTCACATTCGAAATTCAATGCTTTTGTTTAGacttgatttttaaattaagttatCTAATTTGAATTTCCCTCTACTTGATTCATTTTTATAGGAAAACCAAAATGGACAATTTTGTGCATGAGCTTCAATAAAGGATATCAAAATCTCACAAAATTCAATATAGTCTTTCTCA
Proteins encoded in this window:
- the LOC120578238 gene encoding radial spoke head 10 homolog B; this encodes MFLLLWILEYLYLFLVDNARFKEKYFSNGDVYIGFVKGKRMHGKGKYTWSNGTIYEGDWVDGKRTGKGRIIYPSGASFEGQFFRNSRHGRGTLKKSDGGIYVGNFESDLFHGKGKYTWLNGTIYEGDWVDGKRTGKGRIIYPSGASFEGQFFRNSRHGHGTLKKSDGGIYVGNFESDLFHGKGKYTWSHGTIYDGDWVDGRRTGKGQMIYLSGTSFEGQFFRNSRHGQGTLTISNGHVYIGNFKSDLFNGKGKYTWPDGEIYEGDWVDGRMTGKGQIIYPSGSTFEGEFSGNSRHGHGTLKKSDGDIYIGNFESDLYHGKGKYTWLDGTIYEGDWVDGRRTGKGRIIYPSGASFEGEFSRNSFHGHGTHTKSNGEVYSDNTESNLFHSQGK